The genomic stretch GCTTACTTCTACTCCTTGATTTGACAAACAgatattgattatttttattatgttgacccaaaaaaaatgtttacatTAAAAACATAGTACAAATTAAATGTATAAAGTGGAAATACACTaaatatttttccatttttaagtATATCGATTTCCCTCACTTCTCAATATCCCTAAAATGTGAATGCTCTAACGTTACCGCGCGATTAAGCATTGTTCCATGTCCGCCCACCAACACTTTTTAACATAGCAAGTGCCGTCAGTGTCGGAGCGCACGCCGTTCATGTTCCTGGCATGGGATTAAGTGGGGACCACTCCAAGGTTTCAGTCGAGCCTCTTCCCCTTTTGCATGCGCGCCACGTGCCGCGTTGTCACCCTGTTTGTACCGAAGGTGTGCTTTTTGACGGCGATGCGTCATCACtgacatttatgttttattttggaTTAATAAAGAAAGCGTCGGACAGTGCAAGGTATCACTCGAAAGATGAAAGATGACGCGCTTTGAGGCGTAACTGATGACGGCTTCTCCCGTGAGGACACGTGTGCGCTTACCTGGCAATACGATCGCGGAAAAACGGCGTGCACTTGGACTAATACGTGCTGTATGGTATGTTTAGCACGAGTTGTTATTACGTGGATCATGATCacaaaacgatatcgttttaataagtgggagaaacgaTTATGATTTCTGTAAATTTttgtaactgatactacagttcatttcaaatgatactatagttatattgaactgatactgcagttgtcttgaaagggaattgcagttgcgcggaacagaggtcttTCATCCGTctagaactgcagttgtgttgaatggaaactgtagttgcgcggatcggaggccgtttcatctgcctgttttcattaatcaaactGACATTGTTTTAATGcgcggtccacagtataatttgcagTTTAGCACCGTACCATGTAAGGATACCCGTAgaaatgcctttttttttttgggcgaaTCCACTGGAAAAGTAGTGTTCATAACACTTTAGATACTAATTGTAAATCTCAATAATTTTGTAGCGTAGGGGCATGAAATGACCATCTTAAATGAGAGATCATGGGGCTGGATTCTAGTGATAAGGGCAATATTGACTTTTGTGATATTAAGTTTCATTAAAACTTATTTTCAACGATGACTTAAGTTGAATATTAAAAAAgtctaaattttgtttgaataCTACTGATTTTATTATcttgtaatatctgttcatttaCACTTTCTTAACATGTTAAAGACATACGCCATACAGAGTTAATATTGCCTTCACTAAAGTTCAATCTCATAACTTCCATTTTGTTATTGTTAAAAAATTTCTCAAACTCAAATTTGACTTGATATAGTAATTGAAACTTAAACAATCGTCAAATTAATTTGGAGTAATTTATAGTTGTTTGATTCATTTACACCCTTTGGTGGGATGTGAGAGGTGAAACGGGTCGCAGTCAAATTGGCCCGGTCAAGCTCCATTCTTTCCATTTCCAAGGTCAAACCCTAGGGAGCAGTCAACATCACCCAATCCCGAGTTGACAATTTCTCCGGCTGCCACTCTCCGTCACTATAACCTTCACGGCCACCATTGTTATCAATCTAGGTTACAAAAATGCAGAGGCGTTTGAGCCTATCTTTGCTGGCAAAACGAGGGCTCAGCACGTCTTCGAGCCGCGACAAAATCGTGGCGTCCGTCCTCTTTGAGCGACTCCCAGTCGTCGTTCCAAAGATCGATCCCGTCGTCTACGCCTTTCAGGAATTTTCGTTCCGATGGCGGCAACAATACAGACGAGAATACCCCGAGAATTTCCTGAAAAAGGCAGATTCCAGGGGTAAAGGCGAATACCAGATCGATTTCACGCCTGCTCCTCGGATCACCGAGGACCGGAAATCGCGGAAGTCGTTACAGAGAGCGCTCGACAGAAAGCTCTATCTTCTCATCTATGGCGCCACAGTTTCTGGCGGGAACCCCGTCTGGCATTTCCCGGAAAAAGCATATGAATCGGAAGAGAGTCTGCGGAGGTGTGCGGAGTCTGCTTTGGAATCTGTGATCGGAGATCTCTCCCACACTTACTTTGTGGGGAATGCTCCGATGGGTCATATGGTTACACAGCCCGGGGAGGATAACGAGGAAGTTTCATCTTTAAAGCGGTTCTTCTTTAAATCCCAAGTGATTGCAGCGAATAAGTTTGATGTTAGTAAGTGTGTGGATTTTGTTTGGGTGACAAAGGATGAGCTGTTGGAGTATTTTCCCCAGCAAGCTGAGTTCCTGGACAAGATGATCACAAGCTGATGGTGATTCATTTCCTTGTCAACTTGTGAAGCAGAATAATATTCTGAAATTCGAAGTTttggattatatatttatgtgttctCCTGATGTTAGGCACCGGATTTTTGAATATTCAGTAGTATCATGAATTCTGCAGAGTTGTGGAGGAGAACAGTTGTGATTGCATTCATagtttttatcattttttccCACTTAGGCTGTTGTTTAGATGCTGCAACTAGATAAGTTAATTGCCTTTTGTTTGAGCGAAAAGATCAATAAACTATCCGAGTTTGAGGGTGAGCATTGAGTAAATTTAGTTTTGTAATTCTAGTCGGTAAAGGATCACAGTGAAGGAGGTTGTCCATAATCGaatactcaaattaagaaggtttCTGCCCAAAGTTGAAATTGTAACCTTATGAATACAAGTCAACTGGTTGAGGCCAATAAGCCACTCCTATTGAGAGTAAAACTTGTAACATGCCAATATATTGCTTATGTAGGATTTGAAATTGTAACGTTATGATTACCAAGTCAATTGTATGAGGAACCATGAAAGCCAATAGATTACTCTCGTTGACAATATAGAATTTGTAACCTTGTAGTTACCAAATCAATAGACAACTATTTAAGTTTGAGAGTGTGCACTGAGTAAATTTAGTCTTGTGATCCTAACCTATAAAGGATTACAATGAAGGGAGGTTGCCCGTAGCTGActactcaaactaagaaggttcCTGCTTAGAGTGAACTTGTTCCTGCTTAGAGtgaacttgtaactttatgATTACCAAGTTAACCCATTGAGAGTAGAACTTGTAACAGGCTAATCGTCTGAGGAATCAAGAAGGTCATTAAGCTACTCTCGTCGGAAATAtagaacttgtaaccttgtagtTACCAAGCCAATAGGCGAAAATCAATTGAACTTACCCTGTGCTTTtgatataattttgtttatgaTTTACAGTACACATTTACTTAAAATAAACAGATAGTAATGCTATAAAGAATACAGGAGGTATGAACAGGGTTTTAAGGTAGACAGTGCATAAATAGATATGCACTGTCTTGACCCTTGTTCTATCAAAAAATACATACAACCAGGACAACAAGGAAACAGGTAACAGGCCCCTAATGCAGGGAAAGACAACAAGATGTATATGTTAAGTGGAAAAAAGTTTTGACTTTTTTTAATGGAACAGTTGGATTGGTTTTCTTACTGTTTGCTAATTGATGTTACCAACAGATTGGAAGATCTGGTGGAGGCTCCTCTAATGCTTCCAATTCTGTTATCCCATTCTCCACTATGAAAACCATGGCCAAACCCCAGGTAATGTGAACGTCCAAATGGCAATGCATTATCCACACTCCTGCATAGCAAAATTATGTTTTGAAGTTTTGAATGATGATCTGAATGTGTGAAAGAACTAAGGAAAGAATTGTGGGAATGTGATAGAAATCTCACCTGGATTATCAGCAACAAATCGTATGACTGACCATCCATTGACTGGTACACTCGCTGTATTTCTCATAGGTGGATCGATGAGGTTAAATTTTGCTGTATCTCTTTGTGGATTGAAGTTTCCAAAGCCCTCGGCAATGATGTAGAAATCATATCCGTGAAGATGGATTGGGTGGTTCTCAGCTGTGACGATACTTGTTCCCTGCAGCACAACCTGCACTCTTGCTCCGTAGTTTAACTTGTACACCTTTGTCCCGGTTGCAGGTTGCCAAAGTGATCTGGGCACATTACCGGTATAATCAAACTGTACTGGTGGATTTGCTGGAAAGTCTGTTGTGAAGACTCCGGGTATACCTTGGTGGTGTGCCTGCAGCAGGGAATAGTTGGCCGGGAACTTGAAAGACACGTTGTTCATGCTGGCAGTGAAGCGGGTGCCATTTGGTCCCTGGCAGTTCTGGGGACTTGCACCAGCGGGGCAGTTGTTGAGTCCTAGACCAACAGTGATGAACAGATTTTCGTCGATTACAGTAGGCACCTCCACTTTTCTTGAACTTCTGAGGCTACTTGAGAAGGCCGTGGCTGTGGCTGTGTCATTATATGCTGGTAGAAGTGGGAGAGGTGGATTGATCTTGATCCCCTTGGCTGGGCAGGGCGCTGTGCTGTACTCGAGGATGGCTGTTGTTGTGGTGTTATCGAAAGGTGCTCCTTGAGCACTGGCGTATGCTCTTGCAGCCATGTAGTAACGAGCAGGCAGCTGATTACCCGTAATTAGGACATCAGTAGTCTGTCCTGGCCCCAACATGATGACTGAAGTGGTGAATGGCTTTAAATAAGAGGCATCCGCTCCAACCACCGTGAGATGGTGGTTAGCTACCGAGAAAAAGAGCTGCTGGTTAAGTGCAGCGTTTATAACCCGAAGGAGGTGGGTCTGACCAGCATTCACATGGACAATAGTGGTGTCTGCATCAAATTGCAAGCGAGGGATATGATCATCATCAATCAAGCTCGTGAAGATAGTGAATCGTGTGTGATTTTGAACTCCTGTGTTAATTTCATGTTATATTATTGCTTCGTGCAGGAGCTGCAGAGTTAAGGCGCTGAAAGTTCTTACCTTGACTCGAGCATCTGTACAGATCGCCAGGCTGACCGTTGATGGTGAATGCATCTGAAACATTTGGAGCTGCTCCAGTTATTGTTGCCTGCCTTACAACATCAATGGGGTTTGCATCCCACCACTCGCCTGTTCATCGCAGTTATCAAATTTAATCGTGTGTTTCAATTCACGGTATCACAAAGGCTGAAGCTTTCAGAAATTGCAGGCAAAGAAAGGTAAAAACAAAGTAGTAGTGTCACACACAGACAGTCACAGACACATATTTTTTGGTTAAGAAGGGAAATTACCTAGTACAATTGGTGTTTCTCTTGCAGGCTTAGGAAATGGATAGGGTTCTCCTTTTCTTGGGTGGATGATGAGTGCTCCATAGACAGTGGCCCTCAGCCACGAGCTGTGGGCGTGCCACCAAAGTGTGCCTTCCTGTCCCTCGATTGTAAATCGGTATGTATAGCTCCCTCCCGGCTTAATTGGGCACTGAGTAATGAACTCTGGTCCGTCTGCCCACGCTGTTCTCAGCTGGCGAACACCATGCCTTTCGAAACATtgcagaaagaaaaaaagaaaccgAGAAGAACAATAAGAAACCAGTTGAATTGGTTTTCGAAATAAATGGCACACTGTGCATATATGCAATTATGCATGCATGCTTACATGAATGTTATTATACACTTACCAGTGAATGGTAAGGTTGTATTGAGCTCTGTTCACAACTTTCACCATTAGCGTATCGCCATTATTCACTTCCAATGTCGGTCCAGGGAGCTGCCCGTTCACTGTTATTGTGCTGTGGGTTTTGCACAGCCTCTTCACCGGTGTTTCTTGAACCTGTTTTACAACCAAATAGACAATAACagtgaacagatactacattgtaacagagtcaatactACTCGAAAAAAAACAGACAATAACAGTCATTAGAATCCCCCCGGTTCCCAACAGGCGATCAGAAGGGGAAACCAAAAACCGAAGGAGAAAGAAATGAAGACCGTACAACAAATTCATGGCGGTGAACTTCTGCATTCGCCAAAGAAGATCCGCTTGCAAGGAGAAGCAGAAggccaaagaagaaaaatgagcaGGCCTCCATTGTTTTGGTTTGGATCTTTTTTGGTCTTTTTATTTTGTGGTCGTACAAGGTTAGATGTGACAGTGTTGTTTTGCTTGTGGAGAGAATGAGAATTGATGGTTTTGTTATATAGGAGAAGAAGAGGAGTGAGAGGGTTGTTTGAAGTTGGAGAATTAGGTTCTCATTTAGCATTAAGGTCAGCCATGTCGGAGGAGTTGTTGCACCCACTAGATCATAAGCCTCTTTACATTGTATTTCTATGCAGCATCCTCCATCTCCAAGGTTTTGCTTGACATTTTCAATACTAAGTTTAatgtcttttcctttttcctttgaaGTTCATGTAGATTTCTTGTGTTTGCTTAATGATGCCGTGTTTCGTGTTAATTCATACATACAGTACTAGCACAAGCTGTCTCTTATTGATTGTTAAAAATTGCCTCGAAACATAGCTCAACTagttgattaatgaaaagaagaTTAATAGTTTTGCTTCGCTGGTAGCCATACTTCAAAAATATAACTCTGAGAAATAAGAAATCAAGTGAAATTTagacatttaaaaaatttttacggACAATAATCCCAAGAAACATGACCAAACGCACTATCACTTTCATTCTCTCATCTCTAATGTTTTATTTccgaaattataaaatattattatttatattgacACCTTATAGTTACATTAATAGTCCAAATTTGATGTCTTACAATTACATTAGTAATCTAAAGTTGACACCTTACAGTTACATTAATAGTCCGGATTTGACGTATTACAGTTACATTAGTAATATGAATTTGACACCTGACAGTTATATTAATATCTAAATTTGACGCCTTACAGTTATATTATTAGTAGTTAACTTACAAATTGTTTCTAGCATGTGGGTTCATATTTGTTTAGTTTAGAGAATTACATATTAATTGGAGTTGAGGAGGGATTGACTAAACAACCCTAAGCTTTGAATGAGTATGGGGATTAAGTGAAATCACTTAATTTGACTCTGCTAATCAATGCGTAATTTGtatttccctttgttggtggtCTACTCACCAAATCATAGTGAACCAAAGTTGGAAACGAAGTGCATACACGAAAACGAAGAAAATGAGCATTATGGTTACGAAGTTTGAATGAACTAGCTTAGTACTTTAAACACAATATAGTATTGTCCCATAGTTGTATTGTATGACCCTGAAAAATCCGCAATTATTATTAGCTCATCTGTAAAATGTCATAAAGagataaattaatttagatCGTTCATAGTGGACCAACTAAAACTGATAAGGCCTATAAACACCTCCCAATTTACTTATTGTACACCGGTTAAAATCAATAAAACCAATAGACAGTTTTTGCAGTGAGCTAAACTAATTAGAACCTTGTAGTTACTAAATCAACTCGATTGGGTTTGTTCCTAACTGTCATGTGGTAAGCTAAGTTATGTGccaaattatttatttcatcatcatcatcatcatcatcatcatcatcatcatcatcatcttaaatctttatgttattaatgttaaaaaaatgcaacataaaaaaaaaagagagagacagagagagataTATTTGCATGTATTATGTATCATGGTTTCAAATTTGTTGGTTTCCACAGATTAGTTACGAGTGGTTATGATTTTTGGCATCAAATTGAGGTTATGAATTGTATAATCACGTAATATTCAAAACCTTTTGTACTTAGGTTAAACAAGATACTCCGTAATAGAgttgacaaaaagaaaaaggtggTTTACTTATATGTTTTGCTCAATGCAAAGGTAAAAATAATCCACAATAGATGCCATGCCTTTACTAATACTCACCGAGGAAAACAACATGAAGACCCAGAAAATTATTTGAGGGAGGACGAAGTTTAAATCATGTTAGAAATATGTatgaaaaaatatttcatttataataaagtttaaatacagaataaattataatagaatgtttatttttatagaCTACATGATACTTAGAGgcggagtaaaaaaaaaatacttgagtaaagtgaaaatgtgaaattttaaaacactttgaaatgctataaaaatatttatggcaGAATATTAAACAtgatcaattagataaaataatttgaacagAAAAGacactatattcataaatacttattaattttaatttcttttagttatatcaattttaaatttttctaaattaattcaaatacaatacagtataatataaacttgtatactacattaattaaataatccataaaaagtaaactaaaagaacatttaatttgttaattaaatgattcataaaaagtaAACTATTAATTCGAATACTATGCAGTATAATATAAACTTGTTTAGAGTTCTAACCAATCAAACTACTCAAACATGTAATAATCTTTGCataaatatagattttatatataagttaatggtatatatatatatatatatatatatatatatatatatatatatatatatatatatatatatatatatatatatNNNNNNNNNNNNNNNNNNNNNNNNNNNNNNNNNNNNNNNNNNNNNNNNNNNNNNNNNNNNNNNNNNNNNNNNNNNNNNNNNNNNNNNNNNNNNNNNNNNNNNNNNNNNNNNNNNNNNNNNNNNNNNNNNNNNNNNNNNNNNNNNNNNNNNNNNNNNNNNNNNNNNNNNNNNNNNNNNNNNNNNNNNNNNNNNNNNNNNNNNNNNNNNNNNNNNNNNNNNNNNNNNNNNNNNNNNNNNNNNNNNNNNNNNNNNNNNNNNNNNNNNNNNNNNNNNNNNNNNNNNNNNNNNNNNNNNNNNNNNNNNNNNNNNNNNNNNNNNNNNNNNNNNNNNNNNNNNNNNNNNNNNNNNNNNNNNNNNNNNNNNNNNNNNNNNNNNNNNNNNNNNNNNNNNNNNNNNNNNNNNNNNNNNNNNNNNNNNNNNNNNNNNNNNNNNNNNNNNNNNNNNNNNNNNNNNNNNNNNNNNNNNNNNNNNNNNNNNNNNNNNNNNNNNNNNNNNNNNNNNNtatatatatatatatatatatatatatatatatatatatatatatatatatatatatatatataaggggtgggggtggggggatAGTTGCCCTAGTGTGGGACCTCCTTGATAGTCACTATCTAAATATATACACGAGGTAAATTGACTCTATGCGATGGATTTAATCAATAAGGTATTGTCATATTGCAATAATTAAACTTGTGACATTCAAATATGACAATTATGTTCCATTGCTCCAACCTCTCGTCCATCTCTTTTAGCAAGTAAGTGTAGGTCGACAAATCCATACTTTACCTACTCAGTCACAATTTCTCTTTAATTCATAGTGGACTTGCTCAATTCAtgaataactaataaatataattaatttaatctttaagTTGGGAGGTGAACATTATAAGAGAAATCGTGAAGGGCGaaacaactttatttttatatatatataaattaagatTTAATACTTGTCAGTATACAATTTCTGGTTTCGTTAAATACTGCAACTGTGTAACATCACCAGCTACTCAGCTAGATAAAcaacgttttcaaaaaaaaaaagaaaaagaaaaaaaaaaactaaactaaactaaactaaactagaTAAACAAAATTTAAGCTGTCTTTGACAACCAAGAGAGTTATGGGCTTCTTGCAGTCTTTCTCATTGGGCTCAAATGATTCTAGACCCTCCCATTCAATTAGGCTCAATCTTTTGGGCTTGTTCTTTCAGAAAACCccttaaattataaattaaaagttattgttaaaaaattatgagttaaaataatatatattatatattataataatatattttatgtgttataataacaaaatttttgggtaaaataaaacattttataagttaaaaataattacattatgagttataaaaatatatattataacggtcgtgtgaaaaaatataaaaattatgcgAAACCACACCCTTTTCAAATATGGTCCACGTAATAACTGTTGTGGGTCATTTAGCGGGGTCaacaattgttatgccgtggacccgggtgcaccttgcaaggtgcacccggGTCCTTAAACGGCGCCGTTTAATGGAGGGGTGTAACGGTGCTGTTAGTGGCACCGTTACACCCAgccaatcaatttttttttttttttgtaaatatataagcCAAATAAGTCTTCTCAAGCAAGTTACTGCCCTGCGCTTCGCCGTTTTCCGATTTCAACGCCGATTCCCTTCCTCCGCAAAGAGCATTTCGCCGTTTTCCGACATACTCTCATCGCCGACGATCACTACAGCACTCGTTCCCGGAAATTTTTGCATACTATCAGCAGTCTTCAGCAGTCTTCACACTAAGCAACATGTATTTcttcacattttttatattttgggattttagttcaaaaattttacgtTTTATTCAATGTGAATGTGaggttttcaaaatgtgaatatggagaatatgaagcgtgaaaatggagttttgaatgtctaaatgcataacattgataaatataattacaaaacatattgcCCTTGAAAATGTGTTAATGTAGAgtgttcaaactgtgaatatagagtactgcttctgtgaatgtagtgatttgagtgtgtgaatgcataacagtgttgatataagtactaaacatGTTGCCccttaaatgtgtgaatctagagttttcaaaatgtgaatacacagtatatggtatgtgaatctagtgttacgaatgtgtgaatgtaaagagATAGTAATAGGattactgaacaattatcactgaaatgtatgaatgtgttgttttctaactgtgaatatagagcattgcttctgtgaatgtagtgatttgagtgtgtgaatgcataacagtgttgatataagtactaaacatattgccccttaatgtgtgaatctatagttttcaaaatgtgaatacacagtatatggtatgtgaatctagtgtt from Ipomoea triloba cultivar NCNSP0323 chromosome 12, ASM357664v1 encodes the following:
- the LOC115999804 gene encoding laccase-12, with translation MLNENLILQLQTTLSLLFFSYITKPSILILSTSKTTLSHLTLYDHKIKRPKKIQTKTMEACSFFFFGLLLLLASGSSLANAEVHRHEFVVQETPVKRLCKTHSTITVNGQLPGPTLEVNNGDTLMVKVVNRAQYNLTIHWHGVRQLRTAWADGPEFITQCPIKPGGSYTYRFTIEGQEGTLWWHAHSSWLRATVYGALIIHPRKGEPYPFPKPARETPIVLGEWWDANPIDVVRQATITGAAPNVSDAFTINGQPGDLYRCSSQDTTIVHVNAGQTHLLRVINAALNQQLFFSVANHHLTVVGADASYLKPFTTSVIMLGPGQTTDVLITGNQLPARYYMAARAYASAQGAPFDNTTTTAILEYSTAPCPAKGIKINPPLPLLPAYNDTATATAFSSSLRSSRKVEVPTVIDENLFITVGLGLNNCPAGASPQNCQGPNGTRFTASMNNVSFKFPANYSLLQAHHQGIPGVFTTDFPANPPVQFDYTGNVPRSLWQPATGTKVYKLNYGARVQVVLQGTSIVTAENHPIHLHGYDFYIIAEGFGNFNPQRDTAKFNLIDPPMRNTASVPVNGWSVIRFVADNPGVWIMHCHLDVHITWGLAMVFIVENGITELEALEEPPPDLPICW
- the LOC115999276 gene encoding 39S ribosomal protein L46, mitochondrial-like; this translates as MQRRLSLSLLAKRGLSTSSSRDKIVASVLFERLPVVVPKIDPVVYAFQEFSFRWRQQYRREYPENFLKKADSRGKGEYQIDFTPAPRITEDRKSRKSLQRALDRKLYLLIYGATVSGGNPVWHFPEKAYESEESLRRCAESALESVIGDLSHTYFVGNAPMGHMVTQPGEDNEEVSSLKRFFFKSQVIAANKFDVSKCVDFVWVTKDELLEYFPQQAEFLDKMITS